The genomic DNA GGCTTGGTCTGCCGCTTGCCGCATTGCCTTCAGAATAATGGTTAGGTCGCCTCGGCTGAACCCCTCTTCGATTATCAGTCCCACGCTCAGGCATAGCGGGCGGGCGCCCACCATGGCCAGATCGTTGACAGTGCCATATACCGCCAGCTCGCCTATGTTGCCGCCCGGAAAGAAGATCGGGTCAACAACATAAGAGTCGGTGGTAAAGGCGAATCGCCTTCCTCCATGTGAGACAAGTGCGGCATCGTTCTGCTCGTCAGGTGACTTGCCCGATAGTACGGGAATGATCAGACCGGACAGCAACTGGTGGGAAAGTTTCCCGCCGCTGCCATGGCCAAGTAGGATGAGGTCTTTATCCAAGTGCAATCTCCTTGTTTATAGTAGATGTAATTGCGTGAGCGATGAAAGGTCGCTTCCGCTGCGTGCGTCTGTCTTTGCGGGCTTGACGGGTCGATCTCAGCGGCGGTTTACGCCGCAAGTGGGGGGACAGCCGTTCCGGCGACCGGCCCCGGTATCTCCGCTCCACCGAACCGCCATCTCTCATAAATTCAGGAAGAAAGCACAATAGGGGGTTCAGAGCAGAGAAACTCGATGTCAACAAAGCAGGCGGAATAGTCCGGGCTGTCAGCGTTGCCTCGCGTGGTTATAGTTCCGCCTAAAGCCCGTATTTGAAGACTGCCGCACAGGTCCCCTCCGAGGATACCATGCACGCTCCGACGGGAGATTCAGGTGTACACGCGGCACCAAAGAGCGGACACTGGGGAGGAGATGCCTTCCCTTTGAGAATTTCCCCGCATAAGCAGGCCAGCGGCTCCTGCGGCTCTTCGACCGTGACTGGTATAGAGACTTCCGCGTCAAAGGCTCTGTATCGTTCCGCAATTGCCAGCCCGCTTCCGGGAATGACGCCCAGCCCGCGCCATGCGGCGTCGCAGACGGTGAAAACCTGTGCCAGGACCTCCTGGGCTCTCCGGTTTCCTTCCCGCTTCACCACGCGGCTGTATTGGATTTCCACCTCGCAGCGCCCTTCCATTACTTGGCGCGCCAGCATTTCCACTCCCTGCATTATGTCCGTCGGCTCGAAACCGGTCACGACACACGGCACATGGTGTTCTTCCGCAAGGGCTCGGTACGCATCCGCACCGATAATGGCGCTGACATGGGCAGGGCATATATAACCGTCGATTCCAAGTTCCGGATCCGAAGTGAGAACTTCCATCGCATAGGGAATCGTCTTGTTGTTTGCGAGCACGAAGTAATTATCCAGCCCCAGCTGATCAGCTGCCAGAATGCTCCCCGCAATGGGAGATGCGGTTGTCTCGAAACCCACTCCGAGAAATACCACCCGGAGGTTTGGGTTGTGCTGCGCCAGCTTGACGGCATCGAGCGGAGAATAAACAATGCGGATGTCTGCACCACGGGCGCGCTCTTCTATCAGCGACGAACTGGAGCCGGGAACCCGAAGCATGTCGCCGAAGCTGGCTACTATGGTTCGCGGCAGACGGCTGTATGCAACAGCCTTGTCCACATACCCGATGGGAGTTACGCAGACGGGACAGCCCGGTCCGGAAATGAGGCGGACCTGGGCGGGGAGCAGGCTGCGAATCCCGTATTGATAGATGGACATGGTGTGGGTGCCGCAAACCTCCATGAAGGCCATCGGCTTCTCCCTTCCCGACACGGCCTCCCGGATCCTTGCCGCCAACCCAAGAACGGTGGCTTTGTCCCGAAACTGATCAAGATAGTTCATAGCATATCCTCCGGCCGGAAGAGCTCGCGCATCAGTTCCAGGGTCTGCAGGGCATCTTCTTCATCCAGGCGGGATATGGCAAACCCCGCATGGACGACTATAAAATCCCCCCCCCCGACCTCTTCATCCATGAGCATCAGGCTCGCTTCCCGTCTGACTCCATCTATTTCCGCCACTGCATTTGTGCCTTCAATGCCGATAATCCTCATGGGGACACCTACACACATTATCCTGTCTCCTTCTCGGGTTCGCTTAAACAGCCATGCGGCCGGCCACTACCGCTTGGCCGAGGGCAAGCCCTCCGTCATTGGGAGGAACAAGCCGGTGGACAAATACATCGTAGCCCCTTTGTTGAAGTGCATGGAACAAGCCTTCAGTAAGGAGCCTGTTCTGGAAGACACCTCCCGACAAGACAACTCGGTTTACCCCCGTATCCTCGCGGATCTTGCCGCACATATCGGCAGACGCGGCCACGATCGTATCGTGGAAAGAGCGGGCAAGCAAGGGGGGAGGTTGTCCCGCCAGCATGCCCTCGACAACGGCAGCCATGGTCGGTGTGCAGTCCGCTACCAGCATTTCATTTTTTCGCACGATCTGGAAGGGTAGGGCATCCTTTTTCTGACAGCGCTCCGCGAGCGCTTCCAGTTCCAAAGCGGCCTGCCCTTCATATGAGACCCTGTTCCTGAGGCCGATGATTGCCGCTACGGCATCGAACATTCTGCCGCAGCTGGACGTGGACGGTGAATTTATCCCGCTATCCATCATGCGAGCCAGTGTCTTCTTGTTACTCTGGCCGAGCGCCTCCAGGAAGGGCAGGGGCAGCTCAAAAGCTTTGTCACCGTAACAGGCACGGCAATAGGCGAGGGCCATGCGGTAAGGCTCCTTTACAGCGGCATCTCCACCGGGCATCGGGACTTGACTGAAGTGGCCGATGCGACGGTAGGAACGGCAGTCCCCGAGCAGGAATTCTCCCCCCCAGATGGTCCCGTCTGGCCCATAGCCGGTGCCGTCGAAAATGACGCCTATGGCTTGCTCCTCGACCCGGTTTTCCGCCAGACATGAAGCCAGATGGGCATGATGGTGCTGGACCCCCACGGTCGGAAGCCCCATCTGAGCTGCAAAGGTGGTTGAGTAATAATCAGGATGAAGATCATGTGCGACGATCTCCGGCTCCACATCCAGGACGTGCCGTAGGTGGGAAGCGGTTTCCTCTAGGAATCGTTGTACGGACACATTCTTCAAATCTCCGATATGCTGGCTCAGAAAGGCTGTATTGCCGCGGGTGATGCATGAAGTGGCCTTGAGTTCGGCACCTGTGGCTAAAACAGTTCGCTGAACTGCTGGGATTTGTATGCCGCGGGGAGCGAAGCCTCTGGAGCGCCGCAGGAAAAGCGGTCCTCCCTGAAATACCCGAATGACGGAATCGTCGGTAGCGGTATGGATCCGCCGGTCATTAGTCAGGAAAAAATCGGCGATTCCTGCCAAGCGAGCAACGGCATCTTCCTCGGCATAGGCAA from Geobacter sp. DSM 9736 includes the following:
- the hypF gene encoding carbamoyltransferase HypF is translated as MAARHGINGWVRNTPGGVELEAEGSCAAVDKFCFEVEPHAPPLAVIARVKKAELPVNGDDSFLILSSGGGESNTHISPDCDVCPDCLHELFDPANRRYRYPFINCTNCGPRYSIITGTPYDRALTTMSDFDLCDDCLAEYYNPADRRFHAQPNACPTCGPRLRLLDASGRETGRCGDASVTATIGLLREGKIVAVKGIGGYHLAVDACNEEAVLELRRRKRRDEKPFALMSAGLAEVSSYAVCGKIEQQLLSGTERPVVLLKKREANVIARMVAPANDYFGVMLPSTPLHHLLLRENFTALVMTSGNVSDEPIAYAEEDAVARLAGIADFFLTNDRRIHTATDDSVIRVFQGGPLFLRRSRGFAPRGIQIPAVQRTVLATGAELKATSCITRGNTAFLSQHIGDLKNVSVQRFLEETASHLRHVLDVEPEIVAHDLHPDYYSTTFAAQMGLPTVGVQHHHAHLASCLAENRVEEQAIGVIFDGTGYGPDGTIWGGEFLLGDCRSYRRIGHFSQVPMPGGDAAVKEPYRMALAYCRACYGDKAFELPLPFLEALGQSNKKTLARMMDSGINSPSTSSCGRMFDAVAAIIGLRNRVSYEGQAALELEALAERCQKKDALPFQIVRKNEMLVADCTPTMAAVVEGMLAGQPPPLLARSFHDTIVAASADMCGKIREDTGVNRVVLSGGVFQNRLLTEGLFHALQQRGYDVFVHRLVPPNDGGLALGQAVVAGRMAV
- the hypD gene encoding hydrogenase formation protein HypD, with translation MNYLDQFRDKATVLGLAARIREAVSGREKPMAFMEVCGTHTMSIYQYGIRSLLPAQVRLISGPGCPVCVTPIGYVDKAVAYSRLPRTIVASFGDMLRVPGSSSSLIEERARGADIRIVYSPLDAVKLAQHNPNLRVVFLGVGFETTASPIAGSILAADQLGLDNYFVLANNKTIPYAMEVLTSDPELGIDGYICPAHVSAIIGADAYRALAEEHHVPCVVTGFEPTDIMQGVEMLARQVMEGRCEVEIQYSRVVKREGNRRAQEVLAQVFTVCDAAWRGLGVIPGSGLAIAERYRAFDAEVSIPVTVEEPQEPLACLCGEILKGKASPPQCPLFGAACTPESPVGACMVSSEGTCAAVFKYGL
- a CDS encoding HypC/HybG/HupF family hydrogenase formation chaperone — encoded protein: MCVGVPMRIIGIEGTNAVAEIDGVRREASLMLMDEEVGGGDFIVVHAGFAISRLDEEDALQTLELMRELFRPEDML